From a region of the Rhinopithecus roxellana isolate Shanxi Qingling chromosome 8, ASM756505v1, whole genome shotgun sequence genome:
- the C8H1orf189 gene encoding uncharacterized protein C1orf189 homolog — translation MGLKKMVDRWRNSHTHCLWQMTLGQRRNPYATLRMQDTMVQELALAKKQLLMVRQAALHQLFEKEHLQYRQELNQMGKAFYIERF, via the exons ATGGGACTTAAGAAGATGGTCGACAG GTGGCGAAATTCACATACTCACTGCCTGTGGCAAATGACATTGGGCCAGAGAAGAAACCCATATGCCACCCTAAGGATGCAGGACACCATGGTACAGGAATTGGCACTGGCCAAAAAGCAACTACTAATG GTCCGTCAAGCTGCCCTGCACCAGCTGTTTGAAAAGGAGCATCTGCAGTACCGGCAGGAACTAAATCAGATGGGCAAAGCTTTTTATATAGAGAGATTCTGA